The following proteins are encoded in a genomic region of Glycine max cultivar Williams 82 chromosome 18, Glycine_max_v4.0, whole genome shotgun sequence:
- the LOC100797035 gene encoding uncharacterized protein produces the protein MGESSNSSSASYIHMVHHLIEKCLTFHMSKEECMEALSKHANIKPVITSTVWNELEKENKEFFEEYAKGKSKEDRMSEEETTQMLQKMISDSSKGAAKD, from the exons ATGGGAGAGTCTTCTAATTCTTCTTCTGCTTCATACATTCATATG GTGCACCACCTGATTGAGAAGTGTTTGACCTTTCACATGTCAAAGGAAGAGTGCATGGAAGCTCTCTCCAAGCATGCAAATATTAAGCCTGTCATAACATCCACTG TGTGGAACGAGCTagagaaagaaaacaaggaGTTTTTCGAGGAGTATGCCAAAGGTAAGAGTAAAGAAGACCGAATGTCGGAGGAAGAGACAACCCAAATGTTACAGAAGATGATCTCAGATTCCTCTAAAGGTGCTGCCAAGGACTAA